A part of Dehalococcoidia bacterium genomic DNA contains:
- the rpsM gene encoding 30S ribosomal protein S13 yields the protein MARIAGVDIPNDKKVGVSLTYIYGIGRSQAEKILAQTKVDPAVKVRDLTDDEINRIREVIDRGYMVEGDLRREVRQNIQRLIEINCYRGIRHRRGLPVRGQRTRTNARTKRGARRTVAGKRRSAAKK from the coding sequence ATGGCCCGTATCGCGGGAGTCGATATCCCGAATGACAAGAAGGTGGGCGTGTCGCTCACGTACATCTACGGCATCGGCCGCTCACAGGCGGAAAAGATCCTCGCCCAGACAAAGGTCGATCCAGCCGTTAAGGTGCGCGACCTGACCGATGACGAGATCAACCGCATCCGCGAGGTGATCGACCGCGGGTACATGGTCGAGGGCGATCTGCGCCGTGAGGTGCGACAGAACATACAGCGGCTGATAGAGATCAACTGCTATCGCGGCATCAGGCACCGGCGCGGGCTGCCCGTGCGCGGACAGCGCACCCGCACCAACGCCCGCACCAAGCGGGGCGCGCGCCGCACCGTTGCCGGCAAGCGTCGCTCGGCGGCCAAGAAGTAA
- a CDS encoding phosphoglucomutase/phosphomannomutase family protein has translation MESVIKFGTDGWRAVIGEDFTFDNVRACAQSVALFLKESGLARRGLVVGYDTRFASEDFAAAVAEVVAANDIKVYLCDRACPTPTVSYAILDKGAGGAVVVTASHNPWRWNGFKYKPEYAGSASPEVIQRLEAPLPRILASGPPPRIGLDEAERRGLLERFDPRPPYLAQLARLVDLGSLRASELKVVADPMYGAGMGYLRALLSSGRLRARELHDERNPLFPGLHSPEPIGRNLGELSAAVRDEKADVGLALDGDADRVGVVDENGRYVDQLQVFGLLAYYLLEVRGERGPIVKSLTTTRMVQRLGELYGVPVYETAVGFKYLGPRMIETGALIGGEESGGYGFRGHLPERDGVVAGLYFLDFMARTGKRPSELLAELYERVGPHHYDRIDVHMRPEERDDVLRRVDESRPRELAGVAVVERDTIDGYRFDLENGGWLLIRFSGTEPLIRIYTEVPDPALVPRMLAAGRELAGLPAAKEG, from the coding sequence GTGGAGAGCGTGATTAAGTTCGGGACGGATGGGTGGCGCGCCGTTATCGGCGAGGACTTCACGTTCGATAACGTGCGGGCGTGCGCGCAAAGCGTGGCGCTCTTCCTCAAAGAGAGCGGCCTCGCCCGGCGGGGCCTCGTCGTCGGTTACGATACGCGCTTTGCCTCCGAGGACTTCGCGGCCGCCGTCGCCGAAGTCGTCGCCGCCAACGATATCAAGGTCTATCTGTGCGACCGCGCCTGCCCGACGCCGACCGTCTCCTACGCCATCCTCGACAAGGGCGCGGGCGGAGCGGTCGTCGTTACGGCGAGCCACAATCCCTGGCGCTGGAACGGCTTCAAGTACAAGCCGGAGTACGCGGGGAGCGCCTCGCCGGAGGTCATCCAGCGGCTGGAGGCGCCCTTGCCGCGCATCCTGGCGTCGGGCCCGCCGCCACGCATCGGGCTCGACGAAGCGGAGCGCCGCGGGCTGCTCGAACGCTTCGACCCGCGGCCGCCGTACCTCGCGCAACTGGCGCGCCTGGTCGACCTCGGATCGCTGCGGGCATCCGAGCTGAAGGTTGTCGCCGACCCCATGTACGGCGCCGGCATGGGCTACCTGCGCGCGTTGCTCTCGAGCGGGCGGCTCAGGGCGCGCGAGCTGCACGACGAGCGCAACCCGTTGTTCCCCGGCCTTCACTCGCCGGAACCCATCGGGCGCAACCTGGGGGAACTGTCGGCGGCCGTGCGCGACGAGAAGGCGGACGTCGGCCTGGCGTTGGACGGCGACGCCGACCGCGTGGGGGTCGTCGACGAGAATGGGCGTTACGTCGACCAGTTGCAGGTGTTCGGGCTGCTGGCGTACTACCTGCTGGAGGTGCGGGGCGAGCGCGGCCCGATCGTAAAGTCGCTGACGACGACGCGCATGGTGCAGCGGCTGGGCGAACTGTACGGCGTGCCCGTCTACGAGACGGCCGTCGGGTTCAAGTACCTGGGGCCCCGCATGATCGAGACGGGCGCGCTCATCGGCGGCGAAGAGAGCGGCGGCTACGGCTTTCGCGGCCACCTGCCGGAGCGCGACGGCGTAGTGGCGGGCCTGTACTTTCTTGATTTCATGGCGCGAACAGGAAAGCGGCCGTCGGAGCTGCTGGCGGAGCTGTACGAGCGCGTGGGGCCGCATCACTACGACCGCATCGACGTCCACATGCGGCCGGAGGAGCGCGACGACGTCCTGCGCCGCGTCGACGAGAGCCGGCCGCGCGAGCTGGCGGGCGTCGCCGTCGTCGAGCGCGACACGATAGACGGCTACCGCTTCGATCTCGAGAACGGCGGCTGGCTGCTCATACGCTTCTCGGGCACGGAGCCGCTCATCCGCATCTATACGGAGGTGCCGGATCCGGCGCTGGTGCCGCGCATGCTGGCGGCGGGCCGCGAGCTGGCGGGACTGCCGGCGGCAAAGGAGGGCTAA
- the rplQ gene encoding 50S ribosomal protein L17 produces MRHRVAGRKFDRSTPQRKALFRGLVTDLLRYEKVQTTEAKAKEVRGMAEKIITLGKEGSLHSRRQALRVVNDPAVVKKVFDELGPRYSDRHGGYTRIVKLGPRLGDGAEMARLELV; encoded by the coding sequence ATGAGACATCGGGTTGCCGGCCGCAAGTTTGACAGATCGACGCCGCAAAGGAAGGCGCTTTTCCGCGGCCTCGTCACCGATCTGCTGCGCTACGAGAAGGTGCAGACCACGGAGGCGAAGGCGAAGGAAGTGCGGGGCATGGCCGAGAAGATCATTACCCTCGGCAAGGAGGGGAGCCTGCACTCGCGCCGCCAGGCCCTGCGCGTTGTGAACGACCCCGCCGTGGTCAAGAAGGTCTTCGATGAGCTGGGGCCGCGCTACTCGGACCGTCACGGCGGCTACACCCGCATCGTGAAGCTGGGGCCCCGCCTCGGCGACGGCGCGGAGATGGCGCGGCTGGAGCTCGTCTGA
- a CDS encoding DNA-directed RNA polymerase subunit alpha yields the protein MDTGLVAPEIEIEESNDTYARIVAEPLESGFGTTLGNALRRVLLSSLPGAAVTSVRIEEVEHEFSTIPHVKEDTIEFLLNVKGIRLRALSDRPAKLYLEASGQRVITAQDIQVPADYEIVNPEQHLATLDSDEAHLTVEFNVEPGHGYVPAGERDGLPIGVIPVDAIFTPVRKVNYRVERTRVGQVTTYDRLVLEVWTDGTIKGVDAISRSAGILTEQLGLFARLGKPQPAMVERGLGMGAALTPDRYNTPIEALNLSVRAYNCLKRSGFTTVGQVLEKSEDELLALRNFGRKSYDELRAKLVQMGFLQPEAEEGEDIGEEVLSLEEEEDASLGALGAALLQALRRSGKDISGLKEEEEEGEGEEPEGEEEEEGGAEEE from the coding sequence ATGGACACGGGACTGGTGGCCCCGGAGATTGAGATCGAGGAAAGCAATGACACCTATGCCCGGATCGTCGCGGAGCCTTTGGAGTCGGGATTCGGCACTACGCTCGGCAACGCGCTCCGCAGGGTGCTCCTGAGCTCGCTTCCCGGCGCCGCCGTCACGTCGGTGCGGATAGAAGAGGTGGAGCACGAGTTCTCCACCATCCCTCACGTCAAAGAGGACACGATCGAGTTCCTCCTCAACGTGAAGGGGATCCGGCTGCGCGCCCTCTCCGACCGGCCCGCCAAGCTTTACCTGGAGGCCTCAGGACAGCGCGTCATCACCGCCCAGGACATACAGGTGCCCGCCGATTACGAGATCGTCAACCCGGAGCAGCACCTGGCCACGCTCGACTCGGACGAAGCTCACCTGACCGTCGAGTTCAACGTCGAGCCCGGCCACGGCTACGTGCCCGCGGGCGAGCGCGACGGCCTGCCGATCGGTGTGATCCCCGTCGACGCCATCTTTACCCCTGTGCGCAAGGTCAACTACCGCGTCGAACGCACGCGCGTCGGCCAGGTGACCACCTACGACCGCCTCGTCCTCGAGGTGTGGACGGACGGCACGATCAAGGGCGTCGACGCCATCAGCCGGAGCGCGGGCATTCTCACAGAACAACTCGGGCTGTTCGCCCGGCTTGGCAAGCCGCAGCCGGCGATGGTGGAGCGCGGCCTCGGCATGGGGGCCGCCCTCACGCCCGACCGCTACAATACGCCCATCGAGGCCCTTAATCTCTCCGTGCGCGCCTACAACTGCCTGAAGCGAAGCGGTTTCACGACCGTCGGCCAGGTGCTGGAGAAGAGCGAGGACGAGCTGCTGGCGCTGCGCAACTTCGGACGGAAGTCCTACGATGAGCTCAGGGCCAAGCTTGTTCAGATGGGCTTCCTGCAACCGGAAGCGGAGGAAGGCGAGGACATAGGCGAGGAAGTGCTCAGCCTGGAAGAGGAGGAAGACGCATCGCTCGGCGCCCTCGGCGCGGCCCTTCTCCAGGCGCTTCGCCGCTCCGGCAAGGATATCTCAGGGCTGAAGGAAGAAGAGGAAGAAGGAGAAGGCGAAGAGCCAGAGGGAGAGGAGGAAGAAGAAGGGGGAGCGGAAGAGGAGTAA
- the ahcY gene encoding adenosylhomocysteinase yields MTEQSGTPHHVRDLALAEEGVRRIEWAAREMPVIGLIRKRFAREKPLREVRLSACLHVTTETANLMLALRDGGAQLALCASNPLSTQDDVAAALAQEYGVPTFAIKGEDDKTYYRHIHQALEHGPNITMDDGADLVATIHKERRDLIPGVLGGTEETTTGVIRLHSMARDGALAYPIIAVNEADTKHLFDNRYGTGQSTVDGITRATNVLWAGKTVVIAGYGWCGRGVAMRAHGMGAQVIVTEVKPVRALEAVMDGFRVMPMAEAAPIGDIFVTLTGDINVIDRAHMESMKDGAIVCNSGHFDVEINLKALEDLSEGRRQIRPFVEEFRLGSGKRIFLLGEGRLINLAAAEGHPASVMDMSFANQALCAEFLARSEQRLPVAVHAVPREIDEEIARLKLESMGISIDTLTPEQEAYLSSWELGT; encoded by the coding sequence ATGACTGAACAATCGGGAACTCCCCATCACGTGAGGGACCTGGCGCTGGCCGAAGAGGGCGTGCGCCGCATCGAGTGGGCGGCGCGCGAGATGCCTGTGATTGGCCTTATCCGCAAGCGGTTCGCGCGGGAGAAGCCGCTGCGCGAGGTGCGCCTCTCCGCCTGCCTGCACGTTACCACCGAGACCGCGAACCTGATGCTCGCCCTGCGCGACGGCGGGGCGCAGCTCGCGCTGTGCGCCAGCAACCCCCTCAGCACTCAGGACGACGTCGCGGCAGCGCTGGCGCAGGAGTACGGGGTCCCCACGTTCGCCATCAAAGGCGAAGACGACAAGACGTACTACCGTCACATCCACCAGGCGCTGGAGCACGGCCCCAACATCACGATGGACGACGGCGCCGACCTGGTGGCGACCATCCACAAGGAGCGCCGCGACCTCATCCCCGGCGTCCTCGGCGGCACCGAGGAGACGACGACAGGCGTGATACGCCTCCACAGCATGGCCCGCGACGGCGCCCTTGCCTACCCGATAATCGCCGTCAACGAGGCCGACACCAAGCACCTGTTCGACAACCGCTACGGCACCGGCCAGAGCACCGTCGACGGCATCACCCGCGCGACGAACGTTCTGTGGGCGGGGAAGACGGTGGTTATCGCCGGGTATGGCTGGTGCGGCCGCGGCGTGGCCATGCGCGCGCACGGCATGGGGGCGCAGGTTATCGTGACGGAGGTCAAGCCGGTGCGCGCTCTGGAGGCGGTGATGGACGGCTTCCGCGTTATGCCCATGGCAGAGGCCGCCCCCATCGGCGACATCTTCGTGACGCTTACCGGCGACATCAACGTCATCGACCGCGCCCACATGGAGTCGATGAAGGACGGGGCGATCGTCTGCAACTCCGGCCACTTCGACGTCGAGATCAACCTGAAAGCGCTGGAAGACCTGTCGGAGGGACGGCGGCAGATACGCCCGTTCGTCGAGGAGTTCCGTCTCGGCAGCGGCAAGCGCATCTTCCTGCTCGGAGAAGGCAGGCTCATCAACCTGGCGGCGGCGGAAGGCCACCCCGCGAGCGTGATGGACATGAGCTTCGCCAACCAGGCGCTCTGCGCCGAATTCCTGGCGCGGAGCGAGCAGCGGCTCCCCGTCGCCGTGCACGCCGTGCCGCGCGAAATCGACGAGGAAATCGCCCGGCTGAAGCTGGAGTCGATGGGCATTTCCATCGACACGCTGACGCCGGAACAGGAAGCATACCTGAGCAGTTGGGAGCTCGGCACGTGA
- the metK gene encoding methionine adenosyltransferase, protein MSTTFMTSPSLVLTSESVTEGHPDKLCDQISDAILDAIIAQDPLARVACEAAATTGLVFVTGEITTSCYVEIPEIVRQTIHDIGYTRAKYGFDYETCGVIVSIKEQSKDIAMGVEHSLEYREHLSDDEEMERGAGDQGMMVGFACTETPELMPLPISLAHRLCRRLAQVRKDGTLGYLRPDGKSQVTVEYAYGVPKRVDAVVIAAQHDKVVKQEVLRKEIMELVIRKVIPPEMLDEHTKYFINATGRFEIGGPMGDAGLTGRKIIVDTYGGIARHGGGCFSGKDPTKVDRSGAYAARYVAKNLVAAGLADRLELHVSYAIGVARPTSLSVEAFGTNRVPEERILELVREHFDLRPEAIIRGLRLRRPIYKATAAYGAFGREDIDAPWEATDKAELLRREAGLPVARES, encoded by the coding sequence ATGTCTACAACTTTCATGACGTCGCCGTCGCTGGTGCTGACTTCGGAATCCGTGACCGAGGGCCACCCCGACAAGCTGTGCGACCAGATATCGGACGCCATTCTCGACGCGATTATCGCCCAGGATCCTTTGGCGCGCGTCGCCTGCGAGGCGGCGGCGACGACCGGCCTCGTCTTCGTGACGGGCGAGATCACGACGAGCTGCTACGTCGAGATCCCCGAGATCGTCAGGCAGACCATTCACGACATCGGCTACACGCGGGCGAAGTACGGCTTCGACTACGAGACGTGCGGCGTCATCGTCTCCATCAAGGAGCAGTCGAAGGACATCGCGATGGGCGTGGAGCACTCGCTGGAGTACCGCGAGCACCTATCGGACGACGAAGAGATGGAGCGGGGCGCCGGCGACCAGGGAATGATGGTCGGCTTCGCCTGCACGGAGACGCCGGAGCTCATGCCGTTGCCGATATCGCTCGCGCACAGGCTCTGCCGGCGGCTGGCGCAGGTGCGCAAGGACGGAACGCTCGGCTATCTGCGGCCGGACGGCAAGTCGCAGGTGACGGTCGAGTACGCGTACGGCGTGCCGAAGCGGGTCGACGCGGTGGTGATCGCGGCGCAGCACGACAAGGTGGTGAAGCAGGAGGTGCTGCGCAAGGAGATCATGGAGCTTGTGATCCGCAAGGTCATCCCGCCGGAGATGCTCGACGAGCACACGAAGTACTTCATCAACGCGACGGGCCGCTTTGAGATCGGCGGGCCGATGGGCGACGCCGGGCTGACGGGGCGCAAGATCATCGTCGACACATACGGCGGGATCGCGCGGCACGGCGGCGGCTGCTTCTCGGGCAAGGACCCGACGAAGGTCGACCGCTCGGGGGCGTATGCGGCGCGCTACGTGGCGAAGAACCTGGTCGCCGCGGGCCTGGCCGACCGGCTGGAGCTGCACGTATCGTACGCCATCGGCGTGGCGCGGCCCACGTCGCTTTCCGTCGAGGCGTTCGGGACGAATCGGGTGCCGGAGGAGCGGATACTGGAGCTGGTGCGGGAGCACTTCGACCTGCGTCCGGAGGCGATAATCCGCGGGCTGCGGCTGCGGCGTCCGATATACAAGGCGACGGCGGCGTACGGGGCGTTCGGCCGGGAGGACATCGACGCGCCATGGGAGGCGACGGACAAGGCGGAGCTATTGCGTCGGGAGGCGGGCCTCCCCGTCGCCCGCGAGAGCTAG
- a CDS encoding nucleotidyltransferase family protein — MFALVLAGGKGERLRPLTSDRPKPMVPVAGRPILEHHLAWLRENGVTDVVLLCGYRHEAIESHFGDGARFGLRVRYSVEDEPLGRGGAFKLGWRQVPESERVVIGTNGDNMVEQPLAPLLRQHERTGATATVMLAPLRSPFGVVRLRGSRILGFDEKPLLPYWVNAGVYALGREFFSMLPDVGDHETTVFPALASERRLYGFKSRAYWKPIDTLKDVREAEEHLHGMAGKMPAL; from the coding sequence TTGTTTGCGTTGGTGCTGGCGGGCGGTAAGGGGGAGCGGCTGAGGCCGCTCACTTCCGACCGCCCGAAACCGATGGTCCCCGTCGCCGGACGCCCCATCCTCGAACACCACCTGGCGTGGCTGCGCGAGAACGGCGTCACCGACGTCGTGCTGCTGTGCGGCTACCGCCACGAGGCCATCGAGTCGCATTTCGGCGACGGCGCCCGCTTCGGGCTGCGCGTCCGCTACTCGGTGGAGGACGAGCCGCTGGGCCGCGGCGGCGCGTTCAAGCTGGGCTGGCGTCAAGTGCCGGAGAGCGAACGCGTCGTCATCGGCACTAACGGCGACAACATGGTCGAGCAGCCGCTGGCGCCGCTCCTCCGGCAGCACGAGCGCACGGGCGCGACGGCGACGGTGATGCTGGCGCCTCTGCGCAGCCCCTTCGGCGTCGTGCGACTGCGCGGCAGCCGCATCCTCGGGTTCGACGAGAAGCCGCTGCTGCCCTACTGGGTGAACGCGGGGGTGTACGCGCTGGGGCGCGAGTTCTTCTCGATGCTGCCGGACGTGGGCGACCACGAGACGACGGTGTTCCCGGCGCTGGCGTCGGAACGGCGGCTGTACGGGTTCAAGAGCCGGGCGTACTGGAAGCCCATCGATACGTTGAAGGACGTGCGGGAGGCCGAGGAGCACTTGCACGGCATGGCGGGCAAGATGCCCGCCCTATGA
- the rpsI gene encoding 30S ribosomal protein S9 — translation MNQQYHSGTGRRKSAVARVRLYPGAGTVIINGKPLEEVFVRPAHQIQVLRPLQVTESEGKFNAQVKVEGGGISGWAGAIAHGIARALVEADENLKKPLRAHGLLTRDPRVKERKKYGLKRARKAPQYTKR, via the coding sequence TTGAACCAGCAGTACCACTCCGGGACAGGACGAAGGAAGAGCGCCGTGGCGCGCGTGCGCCTCTATCCGGGCGCGGGCACGGTGATCATCAACGGGAAGCCGCTGGAAGAGGTGTTCGTCCGTCCCGCGCATCAGATACAGGTGCTGCGGCCGCTGCAGGTGACCGAGAGTGAGGGCAAGTTCAACGCCCAGGTGAAGGTGGAAGGCGGCGGCATTAGCGGCTGGGCCGGCGCCATCGCGCACGGCATCGCGCGCGCCCTCGTCGAAGCGGACGAGAACCTGAAGAAGCCGCTGCGCGCCCACGGCCTCCTGACCCGCGATCCGCGCGTAAAGGAGCGCAAGAAGTACGGTCTGAAGCGCGCCCGCAAGGCCCCTCAGTACACCAAGCGCTAA
- the rpsK gene encoding 30S ribosomal protein S11, translating into MADKKGKPRTRRRERKSIPRGRAYIQSTFNNTLITMTDPAGNTIAWSSSGSSGFKGSRKSTPYAAQLAAQQAARKAMDHGMRQVDVYVKGPGSGREAAIRALQSAGLSVLSIRDVTPIPHNGCRPPKRRRV; encoded by the coding sequence GTGGCCGACAAGAAAGGCAAACCCAGGACGAGGAGACGGGAACGCAAGTCCATCCCCCGCGGCCGGGCTTACATCCAGTCCACCTTCAACAACACCCTGATAACGATGACCGACCCGGCGGGAAACACCATCGCCTGGAGCAGTTCCGGCTCATCCGGGTTCAAGGGCTCGCGAAAGAGCACGCCCTACGCCGCGCAGCTCGCCGCTCAGCAGGCCGCGCGCAAGGCGATGGATCACGGCATGCGCCAGGTCGATGTCTACGTCAAGGGGCCCGGCAGCGGTCGCGAGGCCGCGATCCGCGCTCTCCAGAGCGCCGGACTCTCCGTCCTCAGCATCCGCGACGTTACCCCCATACCGCACAACGGTTGCCGCCCTCCCAAGCGCAGGCGCGTATAA
- a CDS encoding bifunctional phosphoglucose/phosphomannose isomerase yields MHALDDPETYARLDPDDLRGRIAGLPQQCRDAWSRARAFPFPPRFAEAERIVVLGMGGSAIAGDILRSLASRSSRKPVLVHRGYDLPPLADDERALVVASSKSGDTEEVLSSFGRALETPSQKLVMTTGGRLLDIARERGIAAYTFEYAGEPRSALGHSLMPLLVLGELAGVLPSQKEAVAESIALMEEMRGEIGVDVPFERNEAKQLASRLTGKLPVVYGGEWLAEAAHRWKTQLNENGKVWAFYEELSEANHNAIEGYGLPREVSEKAHVVFLYHPKLNPRIILRINGTHDALAAAGVSDDKVIVRGDSELARVLTAIFFGDHASYYVAMLNGVRPSPVTSIQHLKGWLAEK; encoded by the coding sequence ATGCACGCGCTCGACGACCCGGAAACATACGCGCGCCTGGACCCCGACGACCTGCGGGGCCGCATCGCCGGGCTGCCGCAGCAGTGCCGCGACGCGTGGTCGCGGGCGAGGGCGTTCCCCTTCCCGCCGCGGTTTGCGGAAGCGGAGCGCATTGTCGTGCTCGGCATGGGCGGCTCGGCGATAGCGGGCGACATCCTGCGCTCGCTGGCGTCGCGGTCGTCGCGCAAGCCGGTGCTTGTGCATCGCGGCTACGACCTTCCGCCGCTGGCGGACGACGAACGGGCGCTGGTCGTCGCATCGAGCAAGAGCGGCGACACGGAGGAGGTGTTGTCGTCGTTCGGGCGGGCGCTGGAGACGCCGTCCCAGAAGCTGGTGATGACGACGGGCGGCCGTCTGCTCGACATCGCGCGCGAGCGGGGGATCGCGGCGTACACGTTCGAGTACGCGGGCGAGCCGCGTTCGGCGCTGGGGCACAGCCTGATGCCGCTCCTTGTCCTCGGCGAGCTGGCCGGCGTGTTGCCGTCGCAGAAGGAAGCGGTCGCCGAGTCGATAGCGCTCATGGAGGAGATGCGCGGCGAGATCGGCGTCGACGTGCCGTTCGAGCGAAACGAGGCGAAGCAACTGGCGTCGCGGCTGACGGGGAAGCTGCCGGTGGTCTACGGAGGGGAATGGCTGGCGGAAGCGGCGCACCGCTGGAAGACGCAACTCAACGAGAACGGGAAGGTGTGGGCCTTCTACGAGGAGCTATCGGAGGCGAACCACAACGCTATCGAGGGTTACGGGCTGCCGCGCGAAGTGTCGGAGAAGGCGCATGTGGTCTTCCTGTACCATCCGAAGCTCAACCCACGCATCATCCTGCGGATCAACGGCACGCATGACGCGCTGGCGGCTGCCGGCGTGAGCGACGACAAGGTGATCGTGCGCGGCGACAGCGAGCTTGCGCGGGTGCTGACGGCGATCTTCTTCGGCGACCACGCGAGCTACTACGTGGCGATGTTGAATGGGGTGCGTCCCTCGCCCGTGACGTCGATACAGCACCTTAAGGGCTGGCTGGCGGAGAAGTAG
- the rpmJ gene encoding 50S ribosomal protein L36, whose protein sequence is MKVRASVKVRCEKCRIVKRRGVLMVICPNPKHKQRQG, encoded by the coding sequence ATGAAAGTGAGAGCATCGGTCAAGGTGCGCTGCGAGAAGTGCCGCATCGTCAAGCGGCGCGGCGTGCTCATGGTCATCTGTCCTAATCCCAAGCACAAGCAGCGCCAGGGATAG
- the infA gene encoding translation initiation factor IF-1 codes for MPKKETIEVEGVVKEALPNAMFRVELANGHRVLTHVSGKIRLNFIRILPGDRVLVELSPYDLTRGRITYRFK; via the coding sequence ATGCCGAAGAAAGAGACAATCGAAGTAGAAGGCGTGGTGAAAGAAGCCCTGCCCAACGCCATGTTCCGCGTTGAGCTCGCTAACGGGCATCGCGTCCTCACCCACGTCTCAGGAAAGATACGGCTCAACTTCATAAGGATCTTGCCGGGCGACCGCGTCTTGGTTGAGCTTTCGCCGTATGACCTGACGAGAGGACGAATAACCTACCGGTTCAAGTAA
- the rpsD gene encoding 30S ribosomal protein S4 has protein sequence MARYRGPRCRICRRYGEPLLLKGDSCASKCALQRRTQPPGYRIARRRRISDRALQLREKQKARYAYGVLERQFRRYYAEAVRRPGITGDNLIRLLESRLDNVVYRLGFADSRAQARQIVNHGHIALNGRKTNIASAHVREGDVVSWTESGKKTEYFQMVSETVKSREIPAWLSLDVENMIGRVQRMPEAVEAGAKFDPAVIVEYYSR, from the coding sequence ATGGCAAGATATCGCGGACCAAGGTGTCGAATATGCCGCCGCTACGGGGAGCCCCTGCTCCTCAAGGGCGATAGCTGCGCGTCGAAGTGCGCCCTGCAGCGGCGCACCCAGCCGCCCGGCTACCGGATAGCCCGCCGTCGTCGCATCTCCGACCGCGCGCTTCAGCTTCGCGAAAAGCAGAAGGCGCGCTACGCTTATGGAGTCCTCGAGCGCCAGTTCCGGCGCTATTACGCCGAGGCGGTGAGACGGCCCGGCATCACCGGCGACAACCTCATCCGGCTGCTCGAAAGCCGTCTCGATAACGTCGTCTACCGCCTGGGGTTCGCCGATTCCCGCGCGCAGGCCCGCCAGATCGTCAATCACGGGCACATAGCGCTCAACGGCAGGAAGACGAACATCGCGTCTGCCCACGTTAGAGAAGGCGACGTCGTCAGCTGGACCGAGTCAGGGAAGAAAACGGAGTACTTCCAGATGGTCAGCGAAACGGTCAAGAGCAGGGAGATACCCGCCTGGCTGAGCCTGGACGTCGAGAACATGATCGGGCGGGTGCAGCGCATGCCGGAGGCCGTCGAGGCGGGGGCGAAGTTCGACCCGGCGGTTATCGTAGAGTACTACTCGCGATAG
- the truA gene encoding tRNA pseudouridine(38-40) synthase TruA: MPGPAAGARKKNSRRARREEETGLRRIALLLEYDGSRYGGSQIQKNAPTVQQELEEALYKLTGERHRVAFAGRTDAGVHACGQVASFLTPARHETEVFRRGLNHWLPDDIAVKRALEAPPGFDPRRQARRRLYRYLVYNGPAPSPLLRNRAWHVADALDAASMARAAGCLTGKHDFASFAGRLSSPRGGTVRTVYRSEVRRKGDIVVFSMEADAFLPHQVRRTVGALVEVGLGRMAPDDFEAMLRRPESGKAGPAAPAHGLYLARVTYRDVRISDETENEDIQR; the protein is encoded by the coding sequence ATGCCGGGCCCTGCCGCCGGCGCGCGGAAAAAAAACAGCCGGCGCGCCAGGCGAGAGGAAGAGACGGGGCTGAGGCGCATCGCTCTTCTGCTGGAGTACGATGGTAGCCGCTACGGCGGATCGCAAATTCAAAAGAACGCGCCGACAGTCCAGCAAGAGCTGGAAGAAGCGCTTTACAAGCTGACCGGAGAAAGGCATCGGGTGGCCTTTGCGGGCCGCACCGACGCCGGCGTCCACGCCTGCGGGCAGGTCGCATCATTCCTGACTCCGGCGCGCCACGAGACGGAGGTCTTCCGTCGCGGCCTCAATCACTGGCTGCCGGACGACATCGCCGTTAAGCGGGCGCTGGAGGCGCCGCCCGGCTTCGACCCACGGCGGCAGGCGCGGAGGCGGCTCTACCGCTATCTGGTCTATAATGGCCCGGCGCCTTCGCCGCTGCTGCGCAATCGCGCGTGGCACGTGGCGGACGCGCTGGACGCGGCGTCGATGGCGCGCGCGGCAGGCTGTCTCACCGGTAAGCACGACTTCGCGTCGTTCGCCGGCAGGCTGTCGTCCCCGCGAGGGGGCACCGTGCGCACGGTCTACCGGTCGGAGGTGCGCCGGAAAGGCGACATCGTCGTCTTCTCGATGGAGGCGGACGCTTTTCTGCCGCATCAGGTCCGCCGGACGGTGGGCGCCCTCGTGGAGGTCGGGCTCGGGCGCATGGCCCCGGACGACTTCGAGGCGATGCTGCGACGGCCGGAGTCGGGCAAGGCCGGGCCGGCGGCGCCGGCGCACGGGCTGTATCTGGCGCGCGTCACATACCGCGACGTGAGAATAAGCGATGAGACAGAGAATGAAGACATACAGCGTTAA